One part of the Tunicatimonas pelagia genome encodes these proteins:
- a CDS encoding methylated-DNA--[protein]-cysteine S-methyltransferase has protein sequence MNTQDRINFDRIAEAIEYIQGNFKMQPSLDEVAEKIHVSPFHFQRMFSEWAGTSPKKFLQYISLNHAKKLLKENQATLFETAYATGLSGTSRLHDLFINIEGMTPAEYKNGGKNLAINYSFAESPFGNVIVASTAKGICHLAFSDNDDKAFSALQNQFPKANFRQKTDLIQQNALFIFTQDWQKLPKIKLHLKGTPFQLKVWEALLQIPLGQFSTYGSIAQQIEHARASRAVGSAVGSNPVAFLIPCHRVIQSTGHIGQYHWGSTRKTAIIGWEGAKTTIAS, from the coding sequence ATGAACACCCAAGACCGTATCAACTTTGATCGTATTGCCGAGGCAATTGAGTACATCCAAGGTAATTTCAAGATGCAGCCTAGTTTGGATGAGGTAGCCGAGAAAATTCACGTTAGCCCTTTCCATTTTCAGCGTATGTTTTCGGAGTGGGCGGGTACTAGTCCGAAGAAGTTCTTACAGTATATCAGTCTTAATCACGCGAAAAAGTTACTAAAAGAAAATCAGGCTACGTTGTTTGAGACAGCCTATGCAACCGGGCTTTCCGGTACTAGCCGACTGCACGACCTGTTTATCAATATTGAAGGGATGACTCCGGCGGAGTACAAAAACGGCGGTAAAAATCTGGCAATCAACTACAGCTTTGCCGAAAGCCCGTTCGGTAATGTGATTGTGGCATCCACCGCTAAAGGTATTTGCCATCTGGCCTTTTCGGACAATGATGATAAAGCCTTCTCAGCATTACAAAATCAGTTTCCGAAAGCCAATTTTCGTCAGAAAACGGATCTGATTCAGCAGAATGCGCTGTTTATCTTCACCCAGGACTGGCAGAAATTGCCAAAGATAAAGCTACACTTGAAAGGTACGCCCTTTCAACTGAAGGTGTGGGAGGCATTGCTACAAATCCCGCTGGGTCAGTTTTCTACCTACGGAAGCATCGCTCAGCAGATTGAGCACGCCCGAGCATCCCGAGCGGTAGGTTCAGCGGTAGGCAGCAATCCCGTTGCTTTCCTCATTCCCTGCCATCGGGTGATTCAATCTACTGGTCACATTGGACAGTACCACTGGGGTAGTACCCGAAAAACGGCGATCATTGGTTGGGAAGGAGCGAAAACCACAATTGCTAGTTAA
- a CDS encoding Ada metal-binding domain-containing protein codes for MINHTELNYAELFRLIKGGAAGLAGNRKLKIYGTLHCKSGKRMKQENRVFFVNEPEALAQGYRPCGHCMRTAYKIWKEAKVEN; via the coding sequence ATGATCAACCACACTGAATTAAACTACGCCGAGTTATTCCGATTAATCAAAGGAGGTGCAGCAGGGTTGGCTGGAAACCGGAAACTAAAAATCTACGGCACACTTCACTGTAAGTCGGGGAAGCGAATGAAGCAGGAGAACCGTGTTTTCTTTGTGAACGAACCGGAAGCCCTAGCGCAGGGTTATCGTCCTTGTGGCCATTGTATGAGAACTGCGTATAAAATTTGGAAAGAAGCAAAAGTAGAAAATTAA
- a CDS encoding pyridoxal phosphate-dependent decarboxylase family protein — protein sequence MNNESLDLSLEEFQQLLAQSSELVINQYQELNEKKAYHDFTQPEVESWFDEPLPEEGKSNTELLNEVRKKVLATATNNLGPHMYGYVMSGGNQVATVAELLATTINQNATKWHLAPAMSEIEKRVIRWTTEMIGYAPNAGGVLVSGGSAANLTGLTVARNIFFENKNIKQEGLFGQKPFVVYTSDQVHSCVDKSVQILGIGLKHLRKIPTDDQFKIDTQALEEQINQDIKDDLTPFCLIGTAGTVNTGAIDDLAELARLAKQYKMWYHIDGAYGALASVLDSTKEAYQGMAEADSIALDFHKWLYQPFEAGCTLVRDWSMLKKTYFNQAEYLDTVLETDQNRLEFNEHYFQLSRNAKAFKVWMSLKAYGFKKIKAMIQKDIDLTNYLIEQIEKSSDFEIKAYGLAVACFRYIGDCQSEDEIVAINQRLIPALEKDGRVFITSTKLKGELVIRACFINHRKTIETTDYLLSVIREVAEELTLVKIESQAAE from the coding sequence ATGAATAATGAATCATTAGACCTCAGTTTAGAAGAATTTCAGCAGCTTTTAGCGCAGAGCAGCGAGTTAGTGATCAATCAGTATCAGGAACTGAATGAGAAAAAAGCCTACCATGATTTTACCCAGCCCGAAGTAGAAAGCTGGTTCGATGAACCTCTGCCAGAGGAAGGGAAGAGTAATACCGAGCTGCTGAATGAAGTGCGTAAAAAAGTGCTAGCGACTGCCACGAATAATCTGGGGCCGCATATGTACGGCTATGTGATGTCGGGCGGAAATCAGGTAGCAACGGTGGCGGAGTTACTAGCGACTACCATCAATCAGAATGCTACTAAGTGGCATTTAGCCCCGGCCATGAGCGAGATTGAAAAGCGGGTGATTCGGTGGACAACCGAAATGATTGGCTATGCTCCTAATGCGGGTGGAGTGTTAGTTAGCGGAGGTTCAGCAGCCAACCTGACCGGATTAACCGTAGCTAGAAATATCTTTTTTGAGAATAAAAATATCAAACAGGAAGGCTTATTTGGCCAAAAACCCTTTGTCGTTTATACTTCTGATCAGGTGCATAGCTGCGTTGATAAGAGTGTGCAAATCCTGGGCATCGGCCTGAAGCATTTGAGAAAAATACCTACCGACGATCAATTTAAAATTGACACCCAGGCACTGGAAGAGCAAATTAATCAAGACATAAAGGATGACCTCACTCCTTTTTGCCTGATCGGTACAGCGGGTACGGTGAACACTGGGGCGATTGACGATCTGGCTGAGTTAGCTCGTCTTGCCAAGCAATACAAAATGTGGTACCACATAGATGGTGCTTACGGTGCGTTAGCATCGGTGCTGGATTCTACCAAAGAGGCTTATCAAGGTATGGCGGAAGCTGACTCCATTGCCCTGGATTTCCATAAGTGGCTGTACCAACCCTTTGAAGCTGGCTGTACCCTGGTGCGGGACTGGTCGATGCTAAAAAAGACCTACTTCAATCAGGCGGAATACCTGGATACAGTTCTGGAGACAGACCAAAATCGCTTAGAGTTTAACGAGCACTATTTTCAGCTTTCTCGTAATGCCAAAGCCTTTAAAGTTTGGATGAGCCTTAAGGCCTATGGCTTCAAGAAAATAAAGGCGATGATTCAGAAGGATATTGACTTGACCAATTACTTGATTGAGCAGATAGAAAAATCGTCTGACTTTGAGATAAAAGCCTACGGTTTGGCGGTAGCCTGCTTCCGCTATATAGGCGACTGCCAATCGGAGGATGAAATTGTAGCAATTAATCAACGACTGATTCCCGCACTGGAAAAAGACGGTAGAGTTTTTATTACCAGTACCAAGCTAAAGGGCGAATTGGTCATCCGTGCCTGCTTTATCAATCATCGTAAGACTATTGAAACTACCGATTATTTACTCTCGGTGATTAGGGAAGTGGCTGAGGAATTAACGCTAGTCAAAATTGAAAGCCAAGCGGCTGAATAA
- a CDS encoding alpha-ketoglutarate-dependent dioxygenase AlkB family protein: protein MNLLNNDIDETANLLPFDGTVHYYGKLLSNSEADHYLNGLLETIAWKHDEAVMFGKHIITKRKVAWYGDEAFSYTYSKKTKQALPWTDELKTLKDLVEQKTETNFNSCLLNLYHNGDEGMSWHSDDEKELMENSAIASLSLGAERKFSFRHKQSKETVALMLEHGSLLVMKDTTQTHWHHQLPKTKKVTMPRVNLTFRRMVE, encoded by the coding sequence ATGAATCTACTCAATAACGATATTGACGAAACCGCTAATCTGCTGCCCTTCGATGGTACCGTGCATTATTACGGAAAATTGCTATCAAATTCCGAAGCCGATCATTATTTAAATGGCCTGCTAGAAACTATTGCTTGGAAGCACGATGAAGCAGTAATGTTCGGCAAGCATATTATCACCAAACGAAAAGTAGCCTGGTACGGTGATGAAGCATTTAGTTATACCTATTCCAAAAAAACCAAACAAGCATTACCTTGGACTGATGAGCTAAAAACTTTAAAAGATTTAGTGGAACAAAAAACGGAAACCAATTTTAACTCCTGCCTACTCAACCTCTACCACAACGGCGACGAAGGCATGAGCTGGCATAGTGACGATGAAAAAGAGTTGATGGAAAATAGCGCTATCGCTTCACTCAGTCTGGGGGCTGAGCGCAAGTTTTCTTTCCGCCACAAACAATCCAAAGAAACAGTAGCACTAATGCTAGAGCACGGTAGTCTGCTCGTGATGAAAGATACCACCCAAACCCACTGGCACCATCAGTTACCCAAAACTAAAAAAGTAACTATGCCTCGGGTTAATCTGACTTTTAGGAGAATGGTGGAATAG
- a CDS encoding type II toxin-antitoxin system VapC family toxin yields the protein MRVFVDTAPFIYLIENHPKYADRVADIMATSLAEGHTFITSVITILEFGVKPEKENKHEVITRFEDLLNELETEVKEIDRGIAVEAYQLRAKYQFLKGLDTIQLATAITSSCDSFVTNDTKLEKVKEITVTLIDT from the coding sequence ATGAGAGTGTTTGTTGATACTGCTCCGTTTATTTATCTCATCGAAAACCATCCTAAGTATGCAGATAGGGTAGCAGATATAATGGCTACTTCCTTAGCCGAAGGCCATACTTTCATTACCAGTGTAATCACCATTTTAGAGTTCGGCGTAAAACCGGAGAAAGAAAATAAGCATGAGGTGATTACCAGATTTGAGGATCTTTTGAACGAGTTAGAAACTGAAGTTAAAGAGATAGATAGAGGCATTGCAGTAGAAGCTTACCAGTTAAGAGCCAAGTATCAATTCTTAAAAGGTCTAGATACCATTCAGTTAGCCACGGCCATCACTTCCAGTTGCGACAGCTTTGTTACCAATGATACGAAGCTTGAAAAAGTAAAGGAAATAACGGTAACATTAATAGATACCTAG
- a CDS encoding PadR family transcriptional regulator → MKPYPLGEFEEIVLLTVGVLYNEAYGVAIKDAIEERAERKVSVGALQSALKRLEKKGYLESRQGEASSQRGGKPKRYYTITAFGKLALQQNRDIRNTLWESIPKLALDFKFS, encoded by the coding sequence ATGAAGCCCTATCCTTTAGGTGAATTTGAAGAAATTGTCCTACTCACCGTTGGCGTGCTCTACAACGAAGCCTACGGCGTAGCTATTAAAGATGCTATTGAAGAACGAGCCGAACGAAAAGTAAGCGTTGGGGCATTACAGTCGGCCTTGAAACGGCTGGAGAAAAAAGGCTATCTGGAATCTCGTCAAGGGGAAGCTAGCTCTCAGCGCGGCGGTAAGCCTAAGCGATACTATACTATTACCGCCTTCGGGAAACTAGCCCTTCAGCAGAACCGCGATATTCGCAATACTCTCTGGGAATCTATTCCGAAGCTGGCTCTTGACTTCAAATTCTCATGA
- a CDS encoding ABC transporter permease, protein MIKHLAQRFFQWFCHPDYFDEIQGDLEEIYQRNKTQSNRAAQWKYLGQVIVLFRPSLIRSLSQPYLTHPAMFKHYFRISTRNLLRQKLFTTINIGGLAFGLAAFLLITEYLRFEESYDRFFTDADRIYRVSLIQTVNGEVVTREATSYYPTAKVLKDELPEVVEATVSHQYERQIFRKGESVIREKGVVSADSNFLKIFDYKVLQGSPETMLTEPNSLVLTESKARFYFDDRNPLGETLMILGRFNQPFKVTGVIEDVPKNTQYKFDILMSDASLNDRDDHEGWRFSNYYTFVKLVPSANITSLTSKLQTLTKKYLDEDSQESFSLIAVPDIHLQSDYQYEAEISGSARAVSFLRIIAFFILIIAWINYVNLSTARAVNRAKEVGLRKVIGAYKAQLMNQFLLEAMLVNFIAALIALLISELSLSYFHQLIGKEVVPHVWNHPPFLRSLTIFFVIGTLVSGFYPALVLSGFKPVAVLKGKFVNSKSGTALRKGLVVVQFTASIMLIAGTLIVYHQLEFMRGRDLGISTDYVVGFLRPEVGREQWEEHTSQVESFQETLRQHTAIEKVGGTSNIPGGEDGDISYTTTKIGLVGLSEPMPGSTYWQSIDEHFLETVDMQLLAGRNFDRTRIADSLVVMVNQTFLRKFDIADEEEIVHEQIQFGEDDDGSKYQIIGVVKDFNRTSLRSDVEPTIYFPSYIPRAFVLKLKSESYTAGLAHLNETWDKFFPDAPLDYTFLDDRFAALYEQDQRFGQIFGTFAGLAIFIAMLGLFGLSSFMAVQRTAEVGVRKVLGATVSSIIGIFYKDFLVLLGIAGLVSLPLVYYGMNGWLQSYAYRIDFPWLLAGAALLIVVIFALLTVGYQIYKVAILNPAKTLRHE, encoded by the coding sequence ATGATCAAACACCTAGCTCAACGCTTCTTCCAATGGTTCTGCCATCCTGACTACTTTGACGAGATTCAAGGTGATCTGGAAGAAATTTATCAGCGAAATAAAACGCAAAGTAATCGGGCAGCACAGTGGAAATATCTGGGTCAAGTAATTGTGCTATTTCGCCCTAGTTTAATTCGTTCTCTTTCCCAACCCTATCTAACCCATCCGGCCATGTTTAAACACTATTTTCGTATCAGCACCCGCAACCTACTTCGGCAAAAACTTTTCACCACGATCAATATCGGTGGTTTGGCATTTGGACTGGCTGCGTTTCTACTGATTACTGAGTATCTTCGTTTTGAGGAAAGCTACGACCGTTTCTTTACCGATGCTGATCGAATTTATCGGGTTTCTTTAATTCAGACGGTAAATGGCGAGGTGGTAACCCGTGAGGCAACTAGCTATTATCCTACGGCCAAAGTTCTGAAAGATGAACTACCGGAAGTAGTAGAAGCTACTGTCTCCCATCAGTACGAAAGGCAGATTTTTCGCAAGGGTGAATCAGTAATCAGGGAAAAGGGGGTAGTATCAGCCGATAGTAACTTTCTCAAAATCTTTGATTATAAAGTACTTCAGGGGTCGCCGGAAACGATGCTGACTGAACCCAATTCTTTGGTGTTGACAGAAAGTAAAGCTCGATTTTATTTTGACGACCGGAACCCACTGGGAGAGACGCTCATGATATTGGGTAGGTTTAATCAACCATTCAAGGTGACGGGTGTGATTGAAGATGTTCCGAAGAACACCCAGTACAAGTTTGATATACTTATGTCGGATGCTAGCCTTAACGACCGCGACGATCATGAGGGTTGGCGATTCAGTAACTACTACACATTCGTAAAACTAGTTCCCTCAGCTAATATCACATCACTGACTAGCAAACTGCAAACCCTAACCAAGAAATATCTGGATGAAGATAGCCAGGAATCGTTTAGCCTTATTGCGGTGCCGGATATTCATCTTCAATCTGACTATCAATACGAAGCCGAAATTTCCGGTAGTGCCCGGGCAGTAAGCTTCTTGCGTATCATTGCGTTCTTTATTCTAATCATTGCCTGGATCAATTATGTCAACCTTTCTACCGCCCGAGCGGTGAACCGGGCTAAGGAAGTAGGTCTAAGAAAAGTGATTGGTGCTTACAAAGCACAGTTAATGAATCAGTTTTTGTTAGAGGCAATGCTCGTTAATTTTATAGCCGCTCTAATCGCCCTGTTAATCTCTGAACTATCCTTATCATATTTTCATCAGTTAATTGGTAAAGAAGTTGTTCCTCATGTTTGGAATCACCCTCCCTTCTTGCGGAGCCTAACTATATTCTTTGTCATCGGTACGCTAGTGTCGGGCTTCTATCCAGCGTTGGTACTATCCGGATTTAAACCGGTGGCTGTGCTTAAGGGTAAGTTTGTGAATTCTAAAAGTGGAACTGCGTTACGAAAAGGACTCGTAGTGGTGCAGTTTACGGCTTCCATTATGCTGATTGCCGGAACCCTCATCGTCTATCATCAGCTAGAGTTTATGCGGGGTAGAGACTTAGGTATCTCCACCGATTACGTGGTTGGCTTTCTTAGGCCTGAGGTAGGGCGTGAACAGTGGGAAGAACATACCTCTCAAGTAGAATCTTTTCAGGAAACCCTCCGTCAGCATACAGCGATAGAGAAAGTAGGGGGTACTTCCAACATTCCGGGAGGCGAAGATGGGGATATTAGTTACACTACCACAAAGATTGGTTTGGTAGGATTGTCCGAACCCATGCCTGGATCTACCTACTGGCAGAGTATTGATGAGCATTTTCTAGAAACGGTAGATATGCAGCTACTGGCCGGTAGAAATTTTGACCGAACCCGTATTGCTGATTCGCTGGTAGTGATGGTAAATCAGACGTTTTTAAGAAAGTTTGATATAGCAGATGAAGAGGAGATCGTCCATGAACAGATTCAATTTGGCGAGGATGACGATGGAAGCAAGTACCAGATTATCGGTGTGGTAAAAGATTTTAACCGAACCTCTTTACGGTCGGATGTAGAGCCTACGATTTATTTTCCATCCTATATTCCTCGAGCTTTTGTACTAAAACTAAAATCAGAGAGCTATACGGCGGGTTTAGCGCATCTGAACGAAACCTGGGATAAGTTCTTTCCGGATGCACCACTAGATTATACTTTTCTAGATGACCGCTTCGCTGCACTATACGAACAAGACCAACGTTTCGGTCAGATATTTGGCACCTTTGCTGGCCTGGCAATCTTTATCGCTATGCTGGGTTTGTTCGGTCTGTCTTCCTTCATGGCGGTGCAACGGACGGCCGAAGTAGGCGTACGCAAAGTGTTGGGGGCTACGGTATCGAGCATTATCGGTATTTTTTACAAAGATTTTCTGGTGTTGCTAGGTATCGCCGGATTGGTCAGCCTGCCCTTAGTATACTACGGTATGAACGGCTGGTTGCAGAGCTACGCCTATCGCATTGATTTCCCGTGGCTACTGGCCGGAGCCGCCCTGCTGATTGTCGTAATATTTGCCCTGCTCACGGTAGGCTATCAAATTTATAAAGTAGCAATACTTAACCCAGCCAAAACACTACGGCACGAGTAA